The Mya arenaria isolate MELC-2E11 chromosome 16, ASM2691426v1 genome includes a window with the following:
- the LOC128222013 gene encoding uncharacterized protein LOC128222013, which translates to MSSMPLCLIFCLIVLRTVAGTRLSRLEDKIKSLKGFIFKELGYIRDEVKEITIRVEILENYTFTHDPKCPFQDMEITLYNIGDKTSESGEQLVRDGDFVTAEVEHICKAYSNDKKDLHKLKQDLKCQLRELEQRITSHMHNLTSEVNQNIGYIHEHVSLAKVTLSESIIGSISNISLLSDSMKIEMTELFANTSEQLSLRSKKIESKMKQNISSTYLQNENKLERFLSLADRNVSEMMLEADNMFSLIRTNIVEIPNQISDLSMELQLLNKKVHHIEEKLTNNLEKTSKYLQYHVELLIPCIGRCFG; encoded by the exons ATGAGTTCCATGCCattgtgtttgatattttgCCTGATTGTATTGAGAACCGTCGCGGGGACGCGGCTTAGTAGACTAGAGGATAAAATCAAATCCCTTAAAGGCTTTATATTTAAG GAGTTGGGATACATTCGAGATGAGGTCAAAGAAATCACAATCAGAGTCGAAATTCTGGAAAACTACACGTTCACGCACGACCCGAAATGTCCTTTCCAAGACATGGAAATTACTTTGTACAACATAGGTGATAAAACTAGTGAAAGTGGGGAGCAATTAGTACGTGATGGTGATTTTGTAACAGCAGAAGTTGAACATATTTGCAAGGCTTACTCCAACGACAAAAAGGACTTACATAAACTGAAGCAAGATCTTAAATGCCAACTAAGAGAGCTTGAACAAAGGATAACTAGCCATATGCATAACCTGACCTCAGAAGTGAACCAAAATATCGGGTACATTCATGAACATGTATCGCTGGCAAAAGTTACTTTGTCAGAGTCCATCATTGGGTCTATTTCAAACATCAGTTTGTTGTCTGACAGTATGAAAATAGAAATGACTGAGTTATTTGCGAACACAAGTGAACAGCTTTCTTTAAGATCTAAAAAAATTGAAtcgaaaatgaaacaaaatatatcttccACTTATCTTcagaatgaaaataaacttgaaaGATTCCTGTCACTTGCTGATCGCAATGTTAGTGAAATGATGCTTGAAGCAGATAATATGTTCAGTTTGATCCGTACTAACATTGTGGAAATACCGAACCAAATAAGCGATTTATCAATGGAACTACAATTACTTAACAAGAAAGTACATCACATTGAAGAGAAACTTACGAATAATTTAGAGAAAACATCAAAATACTTACAGTACCATGTAGAGCTTTTGATTCCATGTATTGGGAGATGCTTTGGCTAG
- the LOC128222009 gene encoding uncharacterized protein LOC128222009 isoform X2 translates to MRPALLCLLFCSTVLRATEGSRLRRLEADVKLLKTFIFGELTSIRDEVKEISNRVDILENNTVTHDPSSPNQEKNITFYNLGDKTGESGKTLVRAGNNEASLAVITVVQNMRKAYANDKKDLHQLKQDVKGQLRELEQKITSHMHNLTADVQHNIEYIHENISLANVTLSEFINGSISNVNIFSNNIKKEMKALSANTNEQLALMINQTETNLNQNITKTYHEKEDKIETFISIADRNVSEMMLKADTIFSMLRIYFSETLTKISTLSLALQTVNQNIQHHEEKLTHDFKQSSMLTCNEDFIANNGRIKDGYYYPCAKDIRLANVYPYRSTGVQGRLEVRHDRKWGTVCDDSFQSNVGEPYITNNVNMVCRMFGFRECQYMLNAVQGRGSGDIWMNYVRCDGQSSFLDCPHEGWGNGGCTHYEDIGFRMWN, encoded by the exons ATGAGGCCCGCCCTGCTTTGTCTATTGTTTTGCTCAACCGTCTTAAGGGCGACTGAGGGATCACGGCTGAGAAGACTTGAAGCTGATGTCAAACTTCTTAAAACCTTTATATTCGGG gAGTTAACATCTATTCGAGATGAGGTCAAAGAAATCTCTAACAGAGTCGACATTTTGGAAAACAACACCGTCACGCATGACCCGAGCAGTCCTAACCAGGAAAAGAACATCACTTTCTACAACCTTGGTGATAAAACGGGAGAAAGTGGCAAAACACTCGTACGCGCTGGGAATAACGAAGCAAGTCTTGCTGTAATTACAGTGGTTCAAAATATGCGCAAGGCTTACGCAAATGACAAAAAGGACCTACATCAACTTAAACAAGACGTTAAAGGTCAACTGAGAGAGCTTGAACAAAAGATAACTAGCCATATGCATAACCTGACTGCAGACGTGCAACACAATATCGAGTacattcatgaaaatatatcGCTGGCAAACGTTACTTTGTCAGAGTTCATCAATGGGTCTATTTCAAAcgttaatattttttctaacaATATCAAAAAGGAAATGAAAGCGTTATCTGCGAACACAAATGAACAGCTTGCGctaatgataaatcaaactGAAACGAACTTGAACCAAAATATCACTAAAACATACCATGAGAAAGAggataaaattgaaacattcatttcaatTGCTGATCGCAATGTTAGTGAAATGATGCTAAAAGCAGATACAATTTTCAGTATGCTTCGTATTTACTTTTCGGAAACGCTGACTAAAATAAGCACCTTATCATTAGCTCTTCAAACAGTAAACCAGAACATTCAACACCATGAAGAAAAACTGACACATGATTTTAAGCAATCAAGCATGTTAACATGTAACGAAGACTTTATTGCAAACAATGGAAGAATAAAAGATGGTTACTATTACCCATGCGCTAAAGACATCCGTCTGGCCAACGTTTATCCATACCGCTCCACCGGCGTCCAGGGGCGGTTAGAGGTCCGTCACGATAGGAAGTGGGGAACGGTATGTGATGACAGCTTTCAGAGTAATGTTGGTGAACCTTATATAACAAACAACGTTAACATGGTGTGTAGGATGTTCGGGTTCCGAGAATGTCAGTATATGCTAAATGCAGTTCAGGGTAGGGGCAGTGGAGATATCTGGATGAACTATGTGAGATGTGATGGGCAAAGTAGCTTCTTGGATTGCCCTCACGAGGGTTGGGGGAACGGTGGCTGTACTCATTATGAGGACATAGGGTTTCGTATGTGGAactaa
- the LOC128222012 gene encoding uncharacterized protein LOC128222012 has protein sequence MRPELLYLLLCLIVVKPIHGSRLGRLEDDVKMLKSLIFRELLSIRDEVNEISNRVDILENLTVTYDPNSPNQDNDITSYNLGDTTGESGEKLIRAGNNILSHVVTAEVQNMRKAYANDKKGLYQLKNDVKGQLRELTQKITSHMNNLTADVQHNIEYIHENISMANVTLSEFINESISNVSMFSDTVEKEIKQLFEDTCQQLTLKLNETESKIKQNISSAYRQNKDNLERFLTFADRNVSKMMLKAENLVNVINTNFSEMPIQITNLSLDLQTTKNEIKGVEERLGNKLELTSSHLGNEIVFLKRLHYYYIPSVTDIRLANTSSYGSNGIQGRLEVRHDNTWGTVCDDSFEHTQVSEPYITNNVNAVCRMFGFRECNYVLRAGLGEGSGDIWIDNVKCGGGESSFLKCPHEGWGVHNCVHSEDVGFRMWN, from the exons ATGAGGCCCGAACTGCTGTATCTGCTTTTGTGCTTGATAGTCGTAAAGCCCATCCACGGATCCCGCCTGGGAAGACTTGAAGATGatgttaaaatgcttaaaagcCTTATATTCAGG GAGTTATTATCAATTCGTGATGAGGTCAACGAAATCTCAAACAGAGTCGACATTTTGGAAAACTTAACGGTTACGTACGACCCAAACAGTCCAAACCAAGACAATGACATTACTTCTTACAACCTTGGTGATACAACTGGAGAAAGTGGCGAGAAACTCATACGTGCTGGGAATAATATATTAAGTCATGTTGTTACAGCAGAGGTTCAAAATATGCGAAAGGCTTACGCAAACGACAAAAAAGGATTATATCAACTGAAGAACGATGTTAAAGGCCAACTGAGAGAGCTTACACAAAAGATAACTAGCCACATGAATAACCTGACTGCAGACGTGCAACACAATATCGAGTacattcatgaaaatatatcGATGGCAAATGTTACTTTGTCAGAGTTCATCAATGAGTCTATTTCCAACGTAAGCATGTTTTCGGACACTGtcgaaaaagaaataaaacagttgtttgaAGACACATGTCAACAGcttactttaaaattaaatgaaacggaatcaaaaatcaaacaaaatatttcttccGCATATCGCCAGAATAAAGACAATCTTGAACGTTTCCTGACATTTGCTGATCGTAATGTTAGTAAAATGATGCTTAAAGCAGAAAACCTTGTAAATGTTATTAATACTAACTTTTCGGAAATGCCAATTCAAATCACTAATTTATCATTAGATTTACAAACaactaaaaatgaaataaaagggGTAGAGGAAAGGCTTGGGAATAAATTGGAGTTAACTTCGAGTCATTTAGGGAATGAAATTGTTTTTCTGAAAAggttacattattattatatcccAAGTGTAACAGACATCCGTTTGGCCAACACGTCTTCATATGGCTCCAACGGCATCCAGGGGCGGCTAGAGGTCCGTCACGATAATACGTGGGGAACGGTGTGTGACGACAGCTTTGAGCACACTCAAGTAAGTGAACCTTACATAACAAACAACGTTAACGCTGTGTGTAGGATGTTCGGGTTCAGGGAATGTAATTATGTATTGCGAGCGGGTCTGGGCGAGGGCAGTGGGGACATCTGGATTGACAATGTGAAATGTGGAGGAGGAGAAAGTAGCTTCCTAAAATGCCCTCACGAGGGGTGGGGTGTTCACAACTGTGTTCATAGTGAGGACGTAGGGTTCCGTATGTGGAATTAA